In a single window of the Raphanus sativus cultivar WK10039 chromosome 9, ASM80110v3, whole genome shotgun sequence genome:
- the LOC108824909 gene encoding uncharacterized protein LOC108824909, whose product MPSSIQYYCQVDASWKNDKEVAGVGWSLHSMQGNQLLQGSTSIRATNTPGEAETEALRIAVTQVRALAFDKVHFVNDCKTIVDELVQYITGATIGKVRNTENISMIQDIARVAKDNGFTFSYMPRNILWLVDELAKKARCNNQNYVITWF is encoded by the coding sequence ATGCCATCAAGTATTCAATACTACTGTCAGGTTGATGCTTCGTGGAAAAATGATAAGGAAGTGGCAGGAGTTGGTTGGTCCTTACATAGCATGCAAGGCAATCAGTTGCTTCAGGGATCCACTTCCATACGTGCAACAAATACACCAGGAGAAGCAGAAACCGAAGCTTTGCGGATAGCAGTTACCCAAGTGCGAGCACTGGCCTTCGATAAAGTTCACTTTGTAAATGACTGTAAGACTATAGTGGATGAGTTGGTTCAGTATATCACAGGAGCAACCATCGGGAAAGTCCGTAACACGGAAAACATCTCCATGATACAGGACATTGCAAGAGTTGCTAAGGATAATGGTTTTACCTTCTCTTATATGCCTAGGAATATATTATGGCTAGTAGATGAACTTGCCAAAAAGGCTAGATGTAATAATCAAAACTATGTAATAACTtggttttaa